A single genomic interval of Aureliella helgolandensis harbors:
- a CDS encoding type II secretion system protein: MLDIQLTRPLAPRYRPSFTLIELLVVVAIIGIMSSMVLYTLAGAQTDAKVSLTRSTIEKLNAVILEEWEGFRYRAARIDIDPDMLRPQLADGQPLLRPREGARLRMFVLRDLMRMELPDRMSDLVYSPAYYSATLSNGATYSVVNRIAPGKYNSLRQRIGIAPLIGGGYTDVVKAIYRLPVSGPQTPPPEFNVEFQGAEMLYQIVASSTHGGGSALEAFRPTEIGDVDGDGLPEFLDAWGVPIRWLRWPAGYASPLNDTTSPDAMDPLRSDLRWRDGDYTQKPWQLVPLIISAGPDGVFDVSFDIQDSSGAGIAYATNLDPYVGSYDTDGSWLGMGLGANIDEDSSGNFSAADDNITNYSLLLE, translated from the coding sequence CGCGATCATCGGCATCATGTCCAGCATGGTTTTGTACACCCTGGCTGGCGCGCAAACCGATGCCAAAGTTAGTCTCACGCGATCCACCATCGAGAAGCTCAACGCGGTGATTCTCGAGGAGTGGGAGGGGTTCCGCTACCGGGCTGCGCGGATCGACATCGATCCTGACATGCTGCGACCGCAACTTGCCGACGGTCAGCCTCTACTGCGGCCTCGCGAGGGAGCGCGGCTGCGCATGTTTGTCTTGCGAGACCTCATGCGGATGGAATTGCCCGATCGCATGTCCGACTTAGTTTACTCTCCTGCCTACTATTCTGCGACACTCAGCAATGGTGCCACCTATTCCGTAGTGAACCGCATTGCACCCGGGAAGTACAATAGTTTGCGTCAGAGGATCGGTATCGCGCCCTTGATTGGAGGGGGCTATACCGATGTGGTAAAGGCCATTTACCGCCTGCCGGTGAGCGGCCCGCAGACACCTCCACCCGAATTTAATGTTGAGTTTCAGGGGGCAGAAATGCTCTATCAAATCGTGGCATCATCGACCCACGGTGGAGGCTCTGCTTTGGAAGCCTTCCGTCCCACCGAGATCGGGGATGTGGACGGTGACGGTCTGCCAGAGTTCCTCGACGCCTGGGGTGTGCCCATCCGCTGGCTCCGCTGGCCGGCTGGATACGCAAGTCCCTTGAACGACACGACATCGCCTGACGCCATGGATCCGCTGCGCAGCGATCTACGTTGGCGAGATGGAGACTATACGCAGAAGCCTTGGCAGTTGGTACCGCTGATCATCTCGGCCGGTCCGGACGGAGTGTTCGATGTCTCTTTCGATATTCAGGATAGTAGCGGGGCGGGGATCGCCTACGCTACCAATCTTGATCCTTACGTCGGTTCTTACGATACCGATGGGAGTTGGTTGGGGATGGGATTGGGAGCGAACATTGATGAGGATAGCTCGGGCAATTTTTCCGCTGCCGACGACAACATCACCAACTACAGTTTGTTACTTGAGTAG
- a CDS encoding pilus assembly FimT family protein, giving the protein MKSRMTSQSRRSLGFTLVELLIVMGIMVILAAVTLPSLKSLLSGQKVSEAARIVSTYAENCKARAVTTGRPVSLILERASYSADGGLGSTNMCLRLSMGDVFPAYQGDYASASGWLSDPDGDGVLDALDIPIAEAATLAEVTGFVEAQDLIEIGVSRQRYLIREAPTTWTVTDPVSGTSIPVVRVKFMLELPRDEGGLPTARGANNALSQQRFPFRIYRKPSKSMAGSVRLPRGTCIDLHMSGLGPAGRQFSSDMISLSSDTYPPDVSTGNWDYGPIYIIFGPTGQAETWYRQQRFSDGSTTFARGRPGGLIHLLIGRTEQVASPRFDSVAAMSAAEGSLSNIMDAENSWVTINPYTGGISSSSMPAPSAATMSSIDARVIEARTLATNALSEPTL; this is encoded by the coding sequence ATGAAGAGTCGAATGACTAGCCAGAGTCGACGTTCACTCGGTTTTACCTTGGTGGAGCTGCTCATCGTGATGGGGATCATGGTGATCTTAGCGGCCGTAACGCTTCCATCCTTGAAGAGTCTGCTATCGGGGCAAAAGGTTTCAGAAGCGGCGCGGATTGTCAGCACCTATGCCGAGAATTGCAAGGCGCGGGCGGTTACGACGGGACGCCCGGTGTCGCTCATTCTAGAGCGCGCTAGCTACTCAGCCGACGGCGGCTTGGGATCTACCAATATGTGCCTCCGCCTTTCGATGGGCGATGTGTTTCCAGCGTACCAAGGAGATTATGCGAGTGCCTCGGGGTGGCTGAGCGATCCCGATGGTGATGGCGTTCTGGACGCGTTGGACATTCCCATTGCGGAGGCGGCAACTCTGGCTGAGGTGACTGGCTTTGTGGAGGCGCAGGATTTAATTGAAATCGGTGTGTCGCGGCAGCGTTATTTGATTCGCGAAGCACCAACGACTTGGACGGTCACTGATCCCGTGTCGGGGACATCCATCCCTGTAGTTCGCGTGAAATTCATGCTCGAATTACCGCGTGACGAGGGAGGTTTGCCGACAGCTAGGGGCGCTAACAATGCTCTCTCCCAGCAGAGATTCCCGTTTCGCATTTATCGCAAGCCGAGCAAGTCGATGGCGGGCAGCGTTCGGCTCCCACGCGGGACTTGTATTGATTTGCATATGTCGGGCTTGGGGCCAGCTGGGCGGCAGTTTAGTTCGGATATGATTTCGCTTTCAAGTGATACCTATCCTCCGGATGTAAGCACTGGTAATTGGGATTACGGACCGATCTACATTATTTTTGGCCCGACGGGGCAGGCGGAGACATGGTATCGCCAACAGCGTTTCAGCGACGGTTCAACCACTTTCGCGCGAGGTCGGCCTGGTGGGTTGATTCATTTGTTGATTGGGCGGACTGAACAAGTCGCTTCTCCGCGATTCGACAGTGTGGCTGCGATGTCTGCCGCAGAGGGGAGTCTGAGCAACATCATGGATGCGGAGAACTCGTGGGTCACGATCAATCCGTATACGGGGGGAATCTCGAGCAGTTCGATGCCAGCTCCCTCCGCTGCCACGATGTCGAGTATCGATGCCCGCGTGATCGAGGCTCGTACGTTGGCCACCAATGCTCTCTCTGAGCCGACACTCTAG
- a CDS encoding type IV pilus modification PilV family protein, whose protein sequence is MLTTLRGTDEYSRRLGEPSQAGRQGTTILEVLFATVIAVGGLLGVASLLLMGGRYASQANESTEAQGFSHQWYNVFQAREFNNPSRWSWFNDQTKTFGPYNASAMVSPAGSTTTATSSAFRHAICIDPSFYSDPLTLGEFTTSTFDSSQAYRPGLFPYYHDNYNPLSNPYSPATLPAPTSPGIVNQPRMLRMHLADPTTGSVLPRSLVEQIFMSVDDVATMLPEDMTPPQDKALPAQRLFEASGARRTSSGEYSWLATLCPRENNTLGPLTASERFYTLSIVVMHRRERGWFAATDSEPDSMPQGERLLAVTPQSGNFSGGFAGRVAVSSSTGVDSTIRSGDWMMFARTLAGDAVNHSNVFRWYRVVGVDADPVVDDVTGVWTQNVVLEGPDWTFAGPAYSTQATLLTNVVSVYERVISVP, encoded by the coding sequence ATGCTTACAACCCTTCGGGGAACCGACGAATACTCCCGCCGGTTGGGAGAGCCCTCGCAAGCTGGGCGGCAGGGGACCACGATTCTGGAAGTCCTATTTGCGACCGTGATTGCCGTCGGCGGGTTATTGGGAGTTGCATCGTTGCTGTTGATGGGCGGACGGTATGCTTCCCAGGCGAATGAATCGACCGAGGCCCAAGGCTTTTCGCACCAGTGGTACAACGTCTTCCAGGCACGCGAGTTCAATAACCCATCGCGGTGGTCTTGGTTCAACGATCAAACCAAGACGTTTGGTCCCTACAATGCATCCGCAATGGTGTCCCCTGCCGGCAGCACGACGACGGCGACCAGCTCCGCCTTTCGGCATGCGATCTGCATCGATCCGAGTTTTTATTCCGATCCGTTGACCTTGGGTGAATTCACTACGAGCACGTTCGACAGTTCGCAAGCCTACCGCCCAGGTCTGTTTCCGTATTATCACGACAACTACAACCCACTGTCGAATCCTTATTCGCCAGCGACCCTGCCGGCGCCCACATCGCCAGGCATCGTCAATCAGCCGCGAATGCTGCGGATGCATTTAGCCGATCCTACGACCGGTTCGGTGCTTCCCCGTAGTTTGGTTGAGCAGATCTTCATGTCGGTGGATGATGTGGCGACGATGTTGCCCGAGGATATGACACCGCCTCAAGATAAAGCGCTTCCTGCCCAGCGGTTGTTCGAAGCGAGCGGGGCGCGACGCACCTCCAGCGGCGAGTACTCCTGGTTGGCGACCCTTTGTCCCCGTGAAAACAACACCCTCGGTCCGCTAACTGCGTCGGAAAGGTTCTATACGCTGTCGATAGTGGTCATGCATCGTCGCGAGCGTGGATGGTTTGCGGCGACCGATTCGGAGCCTGATTCCATGCCCCAGGGAGAGCGGTTGTTGGCGGTGACGCCACAGTCCGGGAATTTCTCAGGTGGATTTGCGGGGCGTGTTGCGGTTTCCTCCAGCACTGGAGTTGACTCGACCATTCGCAGTGGTGACTGGATGATGTTCGCTCGCACCTTAGCGGGGGATGCCGTCAATCATTCCAACGTGTTTCGTTGGTATCGGGTGGTCGGTGTCGATGCCGATCCCGTGGTCGATGACGTGACCGGGGTTTGGACCCAGAACGTAGTGCTCGAAGGGCCTGATTGGACGTTTGCAGGTCCAGCCTACAGCACCCAAGCCACGTTGCTCACCAATGTGGTTTCCGTCTACGAACGCGTCATTAGCGTTCCCTAA
- a CDS encoding PVC-type heme-binding CxxCH protein — protein MRWLLVSMISILPKFSPICGALFALVFLNSASGETTTWKVGFAKVDITPTEPVPLSGYASRSVSHDGVADPISARAMCLSPADVSPADAVDGQPDGASGDLPSPETLVLISVDAIGIPQSLTAEIAQWVVGEYGIPRSQLVLSCTHSHFTPHLEGGLTNLYQEPLTEEQLAAVHRYTESLKAALREVVQAALDVQVAANLAMGTSTASFAANRRALRRPPTEAGGPPESGPVDSRVRVLQATTPAGQLLGGAFLYACHCTTIGGGFNQISGDWAGLAASRLEQLNAEAVFLPIIGCGADANPNPRGNYQFAEQYAAEMVDSVNGVLRGKDVVPLVDYPIAQFGYAAIVPEQPTGERLDKALMSSNPNERRWAEHMQQVRQERGRLPESYPMPIHTWQFGEALTWVFLGGEVVVDYQFRLEKEMPTKETWVASYSDDVFAYVASESMRSEGGYEVDSSMIYYLQPGRWESGTQDLILQRVSEIRSQSQADDQGLTAADALQAVRVPPGFRVELVASEPLVRDPINLAFGGDGRVWVVEMSDYPLGNATGGRITWLSDTNGDGQLDSSQIFLDGLSYPTSVMPWRDGVVVIAGTEVIYAEDRDGDGVADFREALITGLNPANPQHRASGFEIGLDGRLHFGVGSGNREIYSVRNQKTYQVQGHDVAWNPDTGELELTAGKTQFVRTRDAFGRWFGNSNSLPMFEYVLGSRYAPEAERYAGALQILLTPAVAPPVYPRSRTVGRFNDQFARDRFTSACSSIVARVPGVLSPAERASGASIGFVCEPVHNLVARIQIEQAGSASLAHRHTEDVEYDFMTSTDGWSRPVRIINAPDGTLWIVDMVRQVIEHPEWIPTAWQDGLDLRNGAEMGRIYRVYRDDFTPTPWPNLPTVDAADFEPQCLQLLSSDNGALRDLGLQALLQSPSDSMQSNVRELALKHASPAVRASALGCLVAKDWLQTSDIALTLAADSPELLTLGLILSETIPSPDQAMERAMNLLVERDLGPRVDLQWVLTSTQWTDFDAAPGVAMIAARSRGDRWISKALPLVTGERESLAVVSAILSGLDDVPWSDISQLADTLRDLEQLWARVPLETRQGMAVQRVEECGRRDTFRPSDILLMAILDGAEEGTQGLPDESLRTLEVVVARARRQMLDADMEDGLRVAIIRLIGSSGNDSAAQLDDLSQLLESESATVRAAAIVMGRGLGNAAVGQALLDKWSVLVPSDRTAVCTTLLTRGEWAELLLDAVESNAILPIDLPPATIQQLRSHGNLTIRSRAISALGKLGDRQRVVEDYLTRMPKPESIAASSLAGKTLYDTHCAACHHSDASKSALGPPIDNLAHWTLSQWVTAVLDPNQAVDPKYQQSRVLLDDGQLIAGIVLEQSQRSLKLGGTDGSIQEIATDSVEEIAASTHSLMPDGFEQKLTPQQIAELVAYLRSR, from the coding sequence ATGCGGTGGCTTCTCGTGTCTATGATTTCCATTCTCCCCAAATTTTCGCCCATCTGTGGGGCACTGTTCGCTCTGGTATTCCTGAATTCGGCCTCCGGAGAAACTACGACTTGGAAGGTCGGATTTGCCAAAGTTGATATCACACCGACCGAACCGGTGCCCCTGAGTGGCTACGCCTCACGGTCGGTTTCGCATGATGGAGTCGCAGACCCGATCAGCGCGCGTGCTATGTGCCTGTCACCCGCCGACGTGTCACCCGCCGACGCCGTTGATGGGCAGCCAGACGGTGCGAGCGGCGACTTGCCCTCTCCCGAAACCTTGGTACTGATTTCGGTGGACGCGATTGGGATCCCTCAAAGCTTGACGGCCGAGATAGCGCAGTGGGTTGTTGGCGAATATGGAATTCCCCGCAGCCAGCTCGTCCTGTCGTGCACTCACAGCCATTTTACGCCGCATTTAGAGGGAGGATTGACCAACCTTTACCAGGAGCCCCTCACCGAAGAGCAGCTGGCAGCCGTTCATCGGTATACCGAGTCGCTCAAGGCAGCACTTCGCGAAGTTGTGCAGGCCGCGTTGGACGTCCAAGTTGCGGCGAACCTCGCCATGGGGACATCCACGGCTTCGTTCGCAGCCAACCGACGAGCGCTCAGACGACCACCCACTGAGGCGGGTGGGCCTCCTGAGAGCGGTCCGGTCGATTCACGGGTGAGAGTCTTGCAAGCCACCACGCCAGCGGGACAACTTTTGGGAGGCGCTTTCCTCTATGCCTGCCACTGCACGACCATTGGTGGTGGCTTCAATCAAATCAGTGGTGATTGGGCCGGTCTAGCGGCCAGCCGGCTTGAGCAACTCAACGCCGAGGCGGTCTTCCTGCCGATTATTGGATGTGGAGCCGATGCGAATCCCAACCCACGCGGAAATTATCAATTCGCCGAACAGTATGCGGCGGAAATGGTGGATAGCGTCAATGGCGTCCTTCGTGGAAAAGACGTTGTTCCGTTGGTCGATTATCCGATCGCGCAGTTTGGCTATGCAGCGATCGTCCCCGAACAGCCTACCGGCGAGAGGTTGGACAAGGCGTTGATGAGTTCCAATCCGAACGAACGCCGTTGGGCTGAACATATGCAGCAAGTGCGTCAGGAGCGTGGCCGTCTGCCGGAATCGTATCCAATGCCGATACACACTTGGCAGTTCGGCGAGGCGCTGACCTGGGTGTTTCTTGGGGGCGAAGTCGTCGTTGATTACCAATTCCGGCTGGAAAAGGAAATGCCGACGAAGGAGACGTGGGTTGCCTCGTACTCCGATGATGTGTTTGCCTATGTGGCAAGCGAGAGTATGCGCAGCGAGGGTGGGTACGAGGTTGACTCCTCCATGATTTACTACTTGCAGCCAGGCCGCTGGGAGAGCGGAACGCAGGACCTCATTCTCCAGCGAGTCTCCGAGATCCGTTCGCAGAGTCAAGCGGACGATCAAGGGTTGACCGCCGCGGATGCACTCCAGGCGGTGCGCGTTCCGCCGGGTTTCCGAGTGGAGCTTGTCGCCTCAGAGCCGTTGGTGCGTGATCCTATCAATCTTGCATTCGGCGGTGATGGGCGAGTGTGGGTGGTGGAAATGTCGGATTATCCCCTGGGGAATGCAACAGGTGGTCGCATCACGTGGTTGTCCGATACCAACGGTGACGGGCAACTCGATTCCTCGCAGATCTTCTTGGACGGCCTGTCCTATCCCACCAGTGTCATGCCGTGGCGCGATGGAGTCGTGGTAATTGCCGGCACGGAAGTCATCTACGCGGAAGATCGGGACGGGGACGGTGTTGCCGACTTTCGCGAAGCGCTAATAACTGGGTTGAATCCAGCCAATCCACAGCATCGTGCCAGTGGATTTGAAATTGGGCTCGATGGGCGACTGCATTTCGGAGTAGGCAGTGGAAATCGAGAGATCTACAGTGTTCGCAATCAGAAAACCTACCAAGTGCAGGGCCACGATGTGGCTTGGAATCCCGATACGGGGGAACTGGAGTTGACTGCCGGAAAGACGCAGTTTGTTCGAACGCGAGATGCGTTTGGACGTTGGTTCGGAAATTCGAACAGTTTACCGATGTTTGAGTATGTGTTGGGCTCTCGCTATGCGCCTGAAGCGGAACGTTACGCCGGGGCGCTTCAGATTCTATTAACACCCGCCGTGGCTCCTCCCGTCTACCCACGCAGTCGCACGGTTGGTAGGTTCAACGACCAATTTGCTAGAGATCGATTTACCAGTGCGTGCAGCAGTATTGTCGCCCGCGTGCCGGGCGTGCTCAGTCCGGCAGAGCGGGCTAGCGGGGCAAGTATCGGTTTTGTCTGTGAACCGGTCCATAATTTGGTCGCCCGAATTCAGATCGAACAGGCTGGCAGCGCCTCGCTGGCCCATCGACATACCGAAGATGTCGAATACGATTTTATGACCTCCACCGACGGTTGGTCGCGACCGGTGCGCATCATCAATGCGCCAGATGGAACCTTGTGGATCGTGGATATGGTACGGCAGGTTATCGAGCATCCCGAGTGGATTCCCACCGCTTGGCAAGATGGTTTGGACCTGCGGAATGGCGCCGAAATGGGGCGGATCTATCGAGTCTACCGCGACGATTTTACTCCGACTCCATGGCCGAATCTGCCAACGGTCGATGCCGCTGACTTCGAGCCGCAATGCCTGCAGTTGCTGAGCAGCGACAACGGGGCACTTCGCGATCTGGGGCTCCAAGCTCTTTTGCAATCGCCGTCCGATTCGATGCAATCCAACGTTCGGGAACTTGCCCTGAAGCACGCTTCTCCTGCCGTTCGAGCCAGTGCGCTGGGATGTCTGGTAGCCAAAGACTGGCTGCAAACCAGTGACATTGCGTTGACTCTGGCCGCGGACAGCCCGGAACTGCTAACACTGGGGTTGATTCTCAGTGAAACGATTCCCTCGCCCGACCAAGCCATGGAGCGGGCGATGAACCTCTTGGTGGAACGCGATTTGGGGCCTCGTGTCGATTTGCAGTGGGTTCTAACCTCCACGCAGTGGACTGATTTTGACGCCGCCCCAGGAGTGGCGATGATTGCAGCCCGCTCGCGTGGCGACCGATGGATTAGCAAGGCACTACCGTTAGTTACTGGCGAACGCGAGTCGTTGGCTGTGGTTTCTGCCATTCTGTCGGGCTTGGACGACGTGCCCTGGAGCGATATCTCCCAATTGGCGGACACGCTGCGGGACTTGGAACAGCTCTGGGCGAGAGTTCCGCTGGAGACGCGGCAGGGGATGGCGGTGCAACGCGTCGAGGAATGTGGGCGGCGCGACACATTTCGTCCCAGTGACATCCTGTTGATGGCAATCTTGGATGGAGCCGAAGAGGGAACTCAGGGACTGCCTGACGAGAGCCTGCGGACGCTGGAAGTAGTCGTGGCGCGCGCTCGTCGACAGATGCTCGATGCCGACATGGAAGATGGCTTGCGGGTAGCTATTATTCGGCTGATCGGCAGCTCTGGCAATGACTCGGCGGCCCAGTTGGATGACTTGTCGCAATTATTGGAGTCCGAATCAGCGACGGTTCGAGCGGCCGCAATCGTCATGGGGAGAGGTCTGGGAAATGCCGCCGTAGGCCAGGCTCTGTTAGACAAGTGGTCGGTGCTTGTGCCCAGCGATCGTACCGCCGTGTGCACTACTCTATTGACGCGCGGTGAGTGGGCGGAACTGTTGCTCGACGCCGTAGAGTCGAATGCGATTCTACCGATCGATCTGCCGCCTGCCACCATTCAGCAATTGCGGAGCCACGGTAACTTGACTATTCGTTCCCGCGCTATCTCGGCATTGGGTAAGCTCGGTGATCGTCAACGGGTGGTCGAGGACTATTTGACGCGGATGCCTAAGCCCGAGTCCATCGCTGCATCAAGCCTGGCAGGGAAGACCTTATACGATACCCATTGCGCCGCATGTCATCATTCTGATGCAAGCAAAAGTGCGCTCGGACCGCCTATCGACAACTTGGCTCATTGGACTTTGAGCCAATGGGTAACGGCGGTCCTGGATCCCAATCAGGCGGTCGACCCCAAGTACCAGCAGAGTCGTGTGTTGCTCGACGATGGGCAGTTGATTGCAGGGATTGTTTTGGAGCAATCCCAGCGAAGTTTGAAGCTGGGCGGAACGGATGGAAGCATTCAGGAGATTGCAACGGACAGTGTTGAAGAGATCGCTGCCTCAACGCATTCGCTCATGCCAGATGGATTCGAGCAGAAGTTGACTCCACAGCAGATTGCGGAGTTAGTCGCCTACTTGCGCAGCCGTTAG
- a CDS encoding DUF1501 domain-containing protein: MLPQRRWFLSQCGLGLGSVALWDLLGGQVLGESSAGRAAPSPLAARAGHFPGKAKAVIHLFMAGAPSQLELFDEKPALTRLAGGPLPQSVIGDQRYAFIQPDAAVMGPQYQFAKHGESGADISEALPHLAKIADQVCFIKSMHTDQFNHAPAQLLLNSGFSQPGRPSLGSWAVYGLGAETNELPAFVVMSTGAGLSGGAALWSSGFLPTIYTGVPLRKQGDPILNVSSPAGVSSQMQAETFRLIEQLNRRRFEAVHDPEIATRISNFEMAARLQTSAPELMDLSQETQATLDAYGCEPDKPSFARSCLLARRMVERGVRFINIFHSGWDAHSDVVGNIRNNCKTTDQASAALVQDLIQRGMLDETLVVWGGEFGRTPMVESNPALGRNLGRDHHPQAFTMWMAGGGTRAGTTLGATDEFGFHVVEDPVHVHDLQATVLHCLGFDHERLTYHHAGRDFRLTDVHGKIVHKVLS, from the coding sequence ATGCTTCCACAACGTAGATGGTTTTTGTCGCAATGTGGTTTGGGACTCGGTTCCGTAGCGCTGTGGGATCTACTGGGAGGCCAAGTGCTCGGCGAATCCTCTGCAGGACGCGCCGCGCCCAGTCCCTTGGCTGCCCGGGCTGGTCACTTTCCAGGCAAGGCCAAGGCGGTGATCCATTTGTTTATGGCGGGAGCACCTAGTCAACTTGAGCTGTTCGATGAAAAACCGGCTTTGACGCGTTTGGCGGGCGGGCCGCTGCCACAGTCCGTGATTGGCGACCAACGCTACGCGTTTATACAGCCAGATGCAGCCGTGATGGGGCCGCAGTATCAATTTGCCAAACATGGTGAATCGGGGGCAGATATCTCGGAAGCCCTGCCCCACCTCGCGAAGATTGCCGATCAGGTTTGTTTTATCAAGTCGATGCATACGGATCAGTTCAATCATGCACCGGCACAATTGCTGCTCAATTCCGGTTTCTCGCAGCCGGGGCGCCCTAGCCTGGGATCGTGGGCCGTCTATGGACTCGGGGCTGAGACCAATGAATTGCCGGCCTTCGTGGTGATGAGTACTGGAGCCGGGTTGAGTGGCGGTGCCGCTCTGTGGTCCAGTGGCTTTCTGCCAACGATTTACACTGGAGTGCCCCTACGCAAGCAAGGGGACCCCATTCTGAATGTGAGTAGTCCAGCTGGAGTTTCCAGCCAAATGCAAGCGGAGACTTTCCGCCTCATTGAACAACTCAACCGCCGGCGTTTCGAAGCGGTCCACGATCCTGAGATTGCGACACGGATCTCCAATTTTGAGATGGCCGCTCGCCTTCAGACCTCCGCGCCGGAATTGATGGATTTGAGCCAAGAGACGCAGGCTACGCTGGATGCGTATGGTTGTGAGCCTGACAAACCTTCGTTCGCACGCTCCTGTCTCCTCGCACGAAGGATGGTGGAGCGAGGAGTGCGGTTCATCAATATATTCCACAGTGGATGGGATGCGCACAGTGACGTTGTTGGCAATATTCGCAACAATTGCAAGACGACAGACCAAGCATCCGCCGCGTTGGTGCAGGACTTGATTCAACGTGGCATGCTCGATGAAACGCTGGTGGTATGGGGCGGCGAATTTGGGAGAACGCCGATGGTCGAGTCAAATCCCGCACTGGGCCGCAATCTGGGAAGAGATCACCACCCGCAGGCTTTCACGATGTGGATGGCTGGCGGTGGCACTCGAGCTGGTACCACGCTGGGAGCGACCGACGAGTTCGGTTTCCATGTGGTTGAAGACCCAGTGCATGTGCACGATTTGCAAGCAACGGTGTTGCATTGCCTCGGATTCGATCACGAACGGCTCACCTACCACCATGCCGGACGCGATTTTCGGCTTACCGATGTTCACGGAAAAATTGTTCATAAGGTGCTGAGCTAA
- a CDS encoding alpha/beta hydrolase, which produces MRYSLWAAITLWSGFSVLAQAQTQPPPTASEEAVESASEALSVLDQATSAKSVASEIEVKVQRDIKFAEVNGQSLLLDVYVPQNVASPPPLIVWIHGGGWRGGSKAKPPIRRVTECGYALASISYRFSDQAIFPAQLHDCKGAIRWLRAHQKNYGYNAEWIGVAGSSAGGYLAVFLGVAAGDVALEGEVGGNLQESSRVQAVVDYFGPTDFVLRGATQPEVAYSEKAGSFALLGGLKRGKIDPQLERAASAAYYVEPTAPPILVFHGENDKLVLPSQSERIVEAYQAAGVPAELVRVAGAGHGGAKFFWGENFEKTLNFLDQQRPKRDTQTDK; this is translated from the coding sequence ATGCGTTATTCTCTATGGGCCGCTATCACACTCTGGAGTGGATTCTCAGTGCTTGCCCAAGCTCAGACGCAGCCTCCGCCTACGGCTTCAGAGGAGGCCGTTGAGTCGGCTAGCGAGGCGTTGTCAGTACTGGATCAAGCGACGAGTGCGAAGTCGGTAGCTTCTGAGATTGAGGTGAAAGTGCAACGAGATATTAAGTTTGCGGAGGTGAATGGGCAGAGTTTGCTGCTCGACGTGTATGTTCCGCAAAATGTGGCATCACCGCCCCCCTTGATCGTTTGGATTCATGGTGGTGGATGGCGAGGCGGTTCGAAGGCAAAGCCTCCCATTCGTCGTGTGACGGAGTGTGGATACGCTCTGGCGAGTATTAGTTATCGATTTAGCGACCAAGCCATCTTTCCGGCACAGCTCCACGATTGCAAAGGGGCGATTCGCTGGTTGCGCGCCCATCAGAAGAATTATGGCTACAACGCGGAGTGGATCGGAGTTGCAGGTAGCTCCGCAGGTGGCTACTTGGCCGTCTTCCTAGGAGTGGCTGCGGGAGATGTAGCGCTGGAAGGAGAGGTCGGAGGGAATCTCCAAGAATCATCCCGGGTACAGGCTGTCGTCGATTATTTTGGTCCGACCGATTTTGTGCTGCGGGGAGCCACGCAACCGGAGGTTGCCTACTCCGAGAAGGCTGGCAGCTTTGCGTTGCTAGGTGGATTGAAACGTGGCAAAATCGATCCTCAGTTGGAGCGCGCCGCCAGCGCGGCCTACTACGTTGAGCCTACTGCGCCTCCCATCTTGGTGTTCCATGGTGAGAACGACAAACTCGTTTTACCGAGCCAATCGGAGCGAATCGTGGAAGCCTATCAAGCCGCTGGAGTGCCTGCCGAATTGGTGCGGGTAGCGGGAGCGGGGCACGGAGGTGCAAAATTCTTTTGGGGCGAGAATTTTGAGAAGACGCTGAATTTCCTAGACCAGCAGCGCCCGAAGCGCGACACGCAAACTGACAAGTGA